TGTGGTGGATCAGGCAGACAACTCTTGAAAACCGGCTGAATTTGCTGCAGTACGTTGCTGTTGAAACAGCAGATCGTGTCGTACAGCAGGACGGCGGCATCGAATTTGATCCATTTTTTAATAGAATGCTGGAGGAAAGAGCGAAGCTGCTGGAATTTAAGTTTGATCCCCAGGTTTTTATAAGCGATTTAAATGGACAGATATTATATAAAAAATCTGGACGTATGCAGAGAAATAACCAGGCTGGTCCCAATCTCGGAACTTTGCCTGCAGATTTGCTTGAGAACCAAAAGAACGTCCAAAAACTGGAGACAGAGGATGGTCAGGCGGTGTATGCTGTTAAGTCGGAGATATCATTCGATAATAACCAGGTTGGATGGGTCGTGGTGGTCCAAAGCGCAGATGATTTGACGAATGTAAATCAGGAATATTCCTTGTTATTTATCATGCTCACAGGATTGGTTTACTCGGATGGAGTGTCATTTATTTTCTTTCCAGGAAAATTTCGAGACCCATTCAGGAAGTGGCTCAAGCTGCCTCGAAGGTCAGCGAAGGTGACTATAAAATCGAACTGAAAGCCAGGGCCAATGAGGAAGAGATTCATAATTTAATCATATCGTTTAAAGAAATGACTGAGCGGCTTATGCACCTTGAAAAACTTAGGGCAGAATTGCTGGCTGGGGTCACACACGATTTGAAAACACCTGTCACATCTATAAGCGGTCTAATTCAGGCAGTGCGTGATGATGTTGTAAGCGGGGAAGAAAAAGAGGAATTTCTTGATATTTCTTTAAAAGAAGTCAGCCGTTTGCAGAAAATGATTGAGGACTTGCTCGATTTTAATTCTCTTTCGTCCGGTGCTTTTTCAATCAGGCCCGAAAACTGTGATATGAATAAGCTCGTGCAGAATATTGTAAGGCAATGGGCACTGGCTCAGAAAGGCCATTTTCACTATCGTGTAGAAGTGCCCTCTGAAACCATCTGCAGATCAACAGACCCGTACCGTCTGCAGCAGATTATGATTAATTTATTGAATAATGCTTATCATGCCATTGATGAAGATGGCAGCATTACTGTTATATTGAGTGAGAAATTTATTGAGGTTCATGATACTGGTTCAGGAGTAGCGGAAGAGGAGCAGCCTTATATTTTTGAGCGTTTTTACAGGGGTGAACAGAAAAAGCTGAAAGTAAGAGGGCTTGGCTTGGG
This window of the Cytobacillus pseudoceanisediminis genome carries:
- a CDS encoding HAMP domain-containing sensor histidine kinase codes for the protein MAQAASKVSEGDYKIELKARANEEEIHNLIISFKEMTERLMHLEKLRAELLAGVTHDLKTPVTSISGLIQAVRDDVVSGEEKEEFLDISLKEVSRLQKMIEDLLDFNSLSSGAFSIRPENCDMNKLVQNIVRQWALAQKGHFHYRVEVPSETICRSTDPYRLQQIMINLLNNAYHAIDEDGSITVILSEKFIEVHDTGSGVAEEEQPYIFERFYRGEQKKLKVRGLGLGLPFSKLLAGALHANLFLKESSAKGSTFTIMWEEEG